One stretch of Odocoileus virginianus isolate 20LAN1187 ecotype Illinois chromosome 26, Ovbor_1.2, whole genome shotgun sequence DNA includes these proteins:
- the LYZL4 gene encoding lysozyme-like protein 4 — protein MKVSMVLSLIGYLVVPSDTAVLGRCVVAKKLHDGGLSDFEGYSLENWVCLAYFESKFNPMAVYENSRSDFIGYGLFQIRNHDWCDHGRNRCHMSCSALLNPDLNKTIECAKTIVKGKRGMGAWPSWTLNCQHSDTLARWLDGCKL, from the exons ATGAAGGTGTCCATGGTGCTGTCTCTCATTGGGTACCTGGTGGTTCCAAGTGACACTGCGGTTCTGGGGCGCTGCGTGGTGGCTAAGAAGCTCCATGATGGAGGCCTGAGTGATTTTGAGGGCTACAGCCTTGAAAACT GGGTGTGCCTGGCTTATTTTGAGAGCAAGTTCAACCCTATGGCTGTCTATGAAAACTCGCGCAGTGACTTCATTGGCTATGGCCTCTTTCAGATCCGCAACCATGACTGGTGTGACCACGGCAGGAACCGCTGCCACATGTCTTGCTCCG CTTTACTGAATCCAGATTTAAATAAGACAATCGAATGTGCCAAGACAATTGTAAAAGGGAAAAGAGGGATGGGAGCATG GCCCTCTTGGACTCTCAACTGCCAGCACTCTGACACTCTGGCACGGTGGTTGGACGGATGCAAGCTGTAG